A genomic stretch from Tamandua tetradactyla isolate mTamTet1 chromosome 15, mTamTet1.pri, whole genome shotgun sequence includes:
- the EOMES gene encoding eomesodermin homolog isoform X2, translating to MQLGEQLLVSSVNLPGAHFYQLESARGGGGGSAGHLPGTTPSPQRLDLDKASKKFSGTLSCEAGSGESATSSAGAPAAMLTDADAGDAFASAAAVAKPGPPDGRKGSPCGEEELPSAAAAATARYCMDSLSSERYYLQSPGPQGSELAAPCSLFPYQAATGAPHGSMYPAPNGTRYPYGSMLPPGGFPTAVCPPGRAQFGPGAGASSGAGGSSGGGGGPGAYQYSQGAPLYGPYPGAAAAGSCGGLGGLGVPGSGFRAHVYLCNRPLWLKFHRHQTEMIITKQGRRMFPFLSFNINGLNPTAHYNVFVEVVLADPNHWRFQGGKWVTCGKADNNMQGNKMYVHPESPNTGSHWMRQEISFGKLKLTNNKGANNNNTQMIVLQSLHKYQPRLHIVEVTEDGVEDLNEPSKTQTFTFSETQFIAVTAYQNTDITQLKIDHNPFAKGFRDNYDSSHQIVPGGRYGVQSFFPEPFVNTLPQARYYNGERTVPQTNGLLSPQQSEEVTNPPQRWLVTPVQQPGTNKLDIGSYESEYTSSTLLPYGLKSLPLQTSHALGYYPDPTFPAMTGWGGRGSYQRKMTAGLPWTSRTSPPVFSEDQLSKEKVKEEITSSWIETPPSIKSLDSNDSGVYTSACKRRRLSPSTSSNENSPSIKCEDINAEEYSKDTSKGMGGYYAFYTTP from the exons ATGCAGTTAGGGGAGCAGCTCTTGGTGAGCTCGGTGAACCTGCCTGGCGCACACTTCTACCAGCTGGAGAGTGCGCGAGGCGGCGGCGGAGGGAGCGCGGGTCACCTCCCTGGCACGACCCCCTCGCCTCAGAGGCTGGACTTAGACAAAGCGTCCAAGAAGTTCTCTGGCACCCTCTCGTGCGAGGCGGGGAGCGGGGAGTCCGCAACCTCCAGCGCGGGGGCCCCCGCGGCCATGCTCACTGACGCCGACGCCGGGGACGCCTTCGCCAGCGCCGCTGCAGTGGCCAAGCCAGGGCCCCCGGACGGCCGCAAGGGTTCCCCGTGCGGGGAGGAGGAGCTGCCCTCGGCCGCTGCCGCCGCCACCGCACGCTACTGCATGGACAGCCTGAGCTCCGAGCGCTACTACCTCCAATCTCCCGGGCCTCAGGGCTCCGAGCTGGCTGCCCCCTGCTCGCTCTTCCCGTACCAGGCGGCGACCGGGGCGCCCCACGGATCTATGTACCCGGCTCCCAACGGGACGCGCTACCCCTACGGCTCCATGCTGCCCCCCGGCGGCTTCCCCACCGCTGTGTGCCCACCTGGGAGGGCGCAGTTTGGCCCCGGAGCCGGCGCAAGCAGTGGCGCGGGAGGCAGCAGCGGCGGGGGAGGAGGCCCAGGCGCCTATCAGTATAGCCAGGGAGCTCCACTCTACGGGCCGTACCCAGGGGCAGCAGCCGCCGGTTCTTGCGGAGGATTGGGGGGTTTGGGGGTTCCTGGTTCCGGTTTCCGCGCCCACGTCTACCTGTGCAACCGGCCTTTGTGGCTCAAATTCCACCGCCACCAAACCGAGATGATTATTACGAAACAGGGCAG GCGCATGTTTCCGTTCTTGAGCTTCAATATAAACGGACTCAATCCCACGGCCCACTACAACGTGTTCGTAGAGGTGGTGCTGGCAGACCCCAACCACTGGCGCTTCCAGGGGGGCAAGTGGGTGACCTGCGGCAAAGCTGACAATAACATGCAGG GCAACAAAATGTATGTGCACCCAGAGTCTCCTAATACCGGTTCCCACTGGATGAGACAGGAGATTTCCTTTGGGAAATTAAAACTCACCAATAACAAAGGCGCCAATAACAACAACACCCAG ATGATAGTCTTACAGTCTTTACACAAGTACCAACCACGACTGCACATTGTTGAAGTTACAGAGGATGGCGTGGAGGACTTAAATGAACCCTCAAAGACCCAGACTTTTACCTTCTCAGAAACACAGTTCATTGCGGTGACTGCCTACCAAAACACTGAT ATTACTCAACTAAAGATTGATCATAACCCCTTTGCAAAGGGCTTCAGGGACAACTATGATTC ATCCCATCAGATTGTCCCCGGAGGTCGGTACGGCGTTCAGTCCTTCTTCCCGGAGCCCTTTGTCAACACTTTACCTCAAGCCCGGTACTATAATGGCGAGAGAACCGTGCCACAGACCAACGGACTCCTTTCACCCCAACAGAGTGAAGAGGTGACTAACCCTCCCCAGCGGTGGCTTGTCACACCTGTCCAGCAACCTGGGACCAACAAACTAGACATCGGTTCCTATGAGTCCGAATATACTTCCAGCACCTTGCTCCCATACGGCCTTAAATCCTTGCCCCTCCAGACATCCCATGCCCTGGGCTATTACCCTGACCCAACCTTCCCTGCAATGACAGGGTGGGGAGGTCGAGGTTCGTATCAGAGGAAGATGACAGCTGGACTACCATGGACCTCTAGAACAAGCCCCCCTGTATTCTCTGAAGATCAGCTTTCCAAGGagaaggtcaaagaagaaattacctCTTCTTGGATAGAGACACCCCCTTCCATCAAGTCTCTAGATTCCAATGATTCAGGGGTATACACCAGTGCTTGTAAGCGAAGGCGGCTGTCTCCTAGCACCTCCAGTAATGAAAATTCTCCCTCCATAAAGTGCGAGGACATTAATGCTGAAGAGTATAGTAAAGACACCTCAAAAGGCATGGGGGGGTATTATGCTTTTTATACAACTCCCTAA
- the EOMES gene encoding eomesodermin homolog isoform X3 yields MFPFLSFNINGLNPTAHYNVFVEVVLADPNHWRFQGGKWVTCGKADNNMQGNKMYVHPESPNTGSHWMRQEISFGKLKLTNNKGANNNNTQMIVLQSLHKYQPRLHIVEVTEDGVEDLNEPSKTQTFTFSETQFIAVTAYQNTDITQLKIDHNPFAKGFRDNYDSMYTASENDRLTPSPTDSPRSHQIVPGGRYGVQSFFPEPFVNTLPQARYYNGERTVPQTNGLLSPQQSEEVTNPPQRWLVTPVQQPGTNKLDIGSYESEYTSSTLLPYGLKSLPLQTSHALGYYPDPTFPAMTGWGGRGSYQRKMTAGLPWTSRTSPPVFSEDQLSKEKVKEEITSSWIETPPSIKSLDSNDSGVYTSACKRRRLSPSTSSNENSPSIKCEDINAEEYSKDTSKGMGGYYAFYTTP; encoded by the exons ATGTTTCCGTTCTTGAGCTTCAATATAAACGGACTCAATCCCACGGCCCACTACAACGTGTTCGTAGAGGTGGTGCTGGCAGACCCCAACCACTGGCGCTTCCAGGGGGGCAAGTGGGTGACCTGCGGCAAAGCTGACAATAACATGCAGG GCAACAAAATGTATGTGCACCCAGAGTCTCCTAATACCGGTTCCCACTGGATGAGACAGGAGATTTCCTTTGGGAAATTAAAACTCACCAATAACAAAGGCGCCAATAACAACAACACCCAG ATGATAGTCTTACAGTCTTTACACAAGTACCAACCACGACTGCACATTGTTGAAGTTACAGAGGATGGCGTGGAGGACTTAAATGAACCCTCAAAGACCCAGACTTTTACCTTCTCAGAAACACAGTTCATTGCGGTGACTGCCTACCAAAACACTGAT ATTACTCAACTAAAGATTGATCATAACCCCTTTGCAAAGGGCTTCAGGGACAACTATGATTC CATGTACACCGCTTCAGAAAATGACAGGTTAACTCCATCTCCCACGGATTCTCCTAGATCCCATCAGATTGTCCCCGGAGGTCGGTACGGCGTTCAGTCCTTCTTCCCGGAGCCCTTTGTCAACACTTTACCTCAAGCCCGGTACTATAATGGCGAGAGAACCGTGCCACAGACCAACGGACTCCTTTCACCCCAACAGAGTGAAGAGGTGACTAACCCTCCCCAGCGGTGGCTTGTCACACCTGTCCAGCAACCTGGGACCAACAAACTAGACATCGGTTCCTATGAGTCCGAATATACTTCCAGCACCTTGCTCCCATACGGCCTTAAATCCTTGCCCCTCCAGACATCCCATGCCCTGGGCTATTACCCTGACCCAACCTTCCCTGCAATGACAGGGTGGGGAGGTCGAGGTTCGTATCAGAGGAAGATGACAGCTGGACTACCATGGACCTCTAGAACAAGCCCCCCTGTATTCTCTGAAGATCAGCTTTCCAAGGagaaggtcaaagaagaaattacctCTTCTTGGATAGAGACACCCCCTTCCATCAAGTCTCTAGATTCCAATGATTCAGGGGTATACACCAGTGCTTGTAAGCGAAGGCGGCTGTCTCCTAGCACCTCCAGTAATGAAAATTCTCCCTCCATAAAGTGCGAGGACATTAATGCTGAAGAGTATAGTAAAGACACCTCAAAAGGCATGGGGGGGTATTATGCTTTTTATACAACTCCCTAA
- the EOMES gene encoding eomesodermin homolog isoform X1 encodes MQLGEQLLVSSVNLPGAHFYQLESARGGGGGSAGHLPGTTPSPQRLDLDKASKKFSGTLSCEAGSGESATSSAGAPAAMLTDADAGDAFASAAAVAKPGPPDGRKGSPCGEEELPSAAAAATARYCMDSLSSERYYLQSPGPQGSELAAPCSLFPYQAATGAPHGSMYPAPNGTRYPYGSMLPPGGFPTAVCPPGRAQFGPGAGASSGAGGSSGGGGGPGAYQYSQGAPLYGPYPGAAAAGSCGGLGGLGVPGSGFRAHVYLCNRPLWLKFHRHQTEMIITKQGRRMFPFLSFNINGLNPTAHYNVFVEVVLADPNHWRFQGGKWVTCGKADNNMQGNKMYVHPESPNTGSHWMRQEISFGKLKLTNNKGANNNNTQMIVLQSLHKYQPRLHIVEVTEDGVEDLNEPSKTQTFTFSETQFIAVTAYQNTDITQLKIDHNPFAKGFRDNYDSMYTASENDRLTPSPTDSPRSHQIVPGGRYGVQSFFPEPFVNTLPQARYYNGERTVPQTNGLLSPQQSEEVTNPPQRWLVTPVQQPGTNKLDIGSYESEYTSSTLLPYGLKSLPLQTSHALGYYPDPTFPAMTGWGGRGSYQRKMTAGLPWTSRTSPPVFSEDQLSKEKVKEEITSSWIETPPSIKSLDSNDSGVYTSACKRRRLSPSTSSNENSPSIKCEDINAEEYSKDTSKGMGGYYAFYTTP; translated from the exons ATGCAGTTAGGGGAGCAGCTCTTGGTGAGCTCGGTGAACCTGCCTGGCGCACACTTCTACCAGCTGGAGAGTGCGCGAGGCGGCGGCGGAGGGAGCGCGGGTCACCTCCCTGGCACGACCCCCTCGCCTCAGAGGCTGGACTTAGACAAAGCGTCCAAGAAGTTCTCTGGCACCCTCTCGTGCGAGGCGGGGAGCGGGGAGTCCGCAACCTCCAGCGCGGGGGCCCCCGCGGCCATGCTCACTGACGCCGACGCCGGGGACGCCTTCGCCAGCGCCGCTGCAGTGGCCAAGCCAGGGCCCCCGGACGGCCGCAAGGGTTCCCCGTGCGGGGAGGAGGAGCTGCCCTCGGCCGCTGCCGCCGCCACCGCACGCTACTGCATGGACAGCCTGAGCTCCGAGCGCTACTACCTCCAATCTCCCGGGCCTCAGGGCTCCGAGCTGGCTGCCCCCTGCTCGCTCTTCCCGTACCAGGCGGCGACCGGGGCGCCCCACGGATCTATGTACCCGGCTCCCAACGGGACGCGCTACCCCTACGGCTCCATGCTGCCCCCCGGCGGCTTCCCCACCGCTGTGTGCCCACCTGGGAGGGCGCAGTTTGGCCCCGGAGCCGGCGCAAGCAGTGGCGCGGGAGGCAGCAGCGGCGGGGGAGGAGGCCCAGGCGCCTATCAGTATAGCCAGGGAGCTCCACTCTACGGGCCGTACCCAGGGGCAGCAGCCGCCGGTTCTTGCGGAGGATTGGGGGGTTTGGGGGTTCCTGGTTCCGGTTTCCGCGCCCACGTCTACCTGTGCAACCGGCCTTTGTGGCTCAAATTCCACCGCCACCAAACCGAGATGATTATTACGAAACAGGGCAG GCGCATGTTTCCGTTCTTGAGCTTCAATATAAACGGACTCAATCCCACGGCCCACTACAACGTGTTCGTAGAGGTGGTGCTGGCAGACCCCAACCACTGGCGCTTCCAGGGGGGCAAGTGGGTGACCTGCGGCAAAGCTGACAATAACATGCAGG GCAACAAAATGTATGTGCACCCAGAGTCTCCTAATACCGGTTCCCACTGGATGAGACAGGAGATTTCCTTTGGGAAATTAAAACTCACCAATAACAAAGGCGCCAATAACAACAACACCCAG ATGATAGTCTTACAGTCTTTACACAAGTACCAACCACGACTGCACATTGTTGAAGTTACAGAGGATGGCGTGGAGGACTTAAATGAACCCTCAAAGACCCAGACTTTTACCTTCTCAGAAACACAGTTCATTGCGGTGACTGCCTACCAAAACACTGAT ATTACTCAACTAAAGATTGATCATAACCCCTTTGCAAAGGGCTTCAGGGACAACTATGATTC CATGTACACCGCTTCAGAAAATGACAGGTTAACTCCATCTCCCACGGATTCTCCTAGATCCCATCAGATTGTCCCCGGAGGTCGGTACGGCGTTCAGTCCTTCTTCCCGGAGCCCTTTGTCAACACTTTACCTCAAGCCCGGTACTATAATGGCGAGAGAACCGTGCCACAGACCAACGGACTCCTTTCACCCCAACAGAGTGAAGAGGTGACTAACCCTCCCCAGCGGTGGCTTGTCACACCTGTCCAGCAACCTGGGACCAACAAACTAGACATCGGTTCCTATGAGTCCGAATATACTTCCAGCACCTTGCTCCCATACGGCCTTAAATCCTTGCCCCTCCAGACATCCCATGCCCTGGGCTATTACCCTGACCCAACCTTCCCTGCAATGACAGGGTGGGGAGGTCGAGGTTCGTATCAGAGGAAGATGACAGCTGGACTACCATGGACCTCTAGAACAAGCCCCCCTGTATTCTCTGAAGATCAGCTTTCCAAGGagaaggtcaaagaagaaattacctCTTCTTGGATAGAGACACCCCCTTCCATCAAGTCTCTAGATTCCAATGATTCAGGGGTATACACCAGTGCTTGTAAGCGAAGGCGGCTGTCTCCTAGCACCTCCAGTAATGAAAATTCTCCCTCCATAAAGTGCGAGGACATTAATGCTGAAGAGTATAGTAAAGACACCTCAAAAGGCATGGGGGGGTATTATGCTTTTTATACAACTCCCTAA